From the Thermus brockianus genome, the window CTGCCTGTACTGCCACCCTCTAGGCCTCGAGGCCCAAGAACCCCCCGGCCTCCTCACCGTGGAGGAGGTGGACCACTTCCTGGAGGCGGCCTCCCTTCTTGGGCTTTCCGCCGTGCGCTTTACCGGGGGCGAACCCTTGGTGCGCAAGGAGCTTCCCGAGATGATCGCCCGGGCCCGGGCCAAGGAGGGCATTGAAGATGTGGCCATCACCACCAACGGCCTCCTCTTCCCCAAACGGGCCAAGGAACTGGTGGCGGCGGGGCTCAACCGGGTAAACATCTCCCTGGACGCCATCACCCCTGAGGTCTTCGCCCGCATCACCCGGGGGGGCAAGGTGGAGCGCGTCCTGGAGGCCATAGAAACCGCCCTGGAACTGGGCCTTCACCCGGTAAAGCTCAACGCCGTGGTCATCCGCGGGATGAACGAGGAGGAGGTGGTGCCCCTCGCCGCCCTTTCCCTGGAACGCCCCTTGCACGTGCGCTTCATTGAGTACATGCACCTGGACAACTCCGACCCCGAGGAGTACCGCCGCCGCTTCGTGAGCGGGCAGGAAACCCGCTCCCGCATTGAAGCCGTCTACGGGGCCTTGGAACCCGTGCCCCACGACCCCTCCTCCCCCGCCCGGGTCTACAGGATCCCCGGGGCCCAGGGCACCCTAGGCTTCATCAACCCCGTGACCGAGCCCTTCTGCTCGCACTGCTCCCGGCTCCGCCTCACCTCGGACAAGAAGCTTAGGCCCTGCCTCCTCACCGACCTGGAGATGGATATCTCCTGGGCCTTCGCCGCGGAAAACCCGGTGGAGGCCCTTATAGACGCCATCCTCATCGCCACCAACCGCAAGCCCGCCTTCGGCAACACCCTCCCCACCCTGCGCAAGCGGGTCATGCTGGGGATCGGCGGATAGCCAAGAAGGTGGCGAGGATGACCGAAAAAGCCCCCACGAAGCCCGTGGGGCCCAAGCGCTCCCCCAGGAGCAAAAAGGCGAAAAGGGTGGCCCAGACGGGCTCTAGGGTGTAAAGGATGGCCGCCTGGGGTGCCGGAACCCGGCGTTGCCCCCAGGTTTGCAACCAGGTGGTGAGGGCGGTGGCCACCACCCCGAGGTAAAGCACCGCCCCCCAGGGTACCCCTTCCAGGCGCACCCCTTCCCCCAAGGCCCACGGGAAGGCCAAAAGGGCGGTGCCCAGGACCTGGACAGCGGTGAGGGGCAAGGAGGGGTAAGCCTTGGCGTGGACCTCGAGGCGCACGATGTAAAGGGCATAGGTCAAGGCGGTGAGGAGCGTCCAGAGGTCCCCCACGTTCAGGGGGGGTTGCCTGGGGTCGTAGGAGAGAAGCCCCACGCCCAGGAAGGCCAAGAGGGCCGCCAGCCACACGGGGCCCACCCGGCGTCCCGCCAGGCCCAGGAGGAGGGGCACCAGGACCACGTTCAAGGCGGTGATGAAGGCGCTGCGGCTTGCCGAGGTGTAGAGGAGGCCCACCGCCTGGGAGGCATAGCCCAGGAGGAGCCAGAAGGAAAGCTCCAGCCCCGGCCCCCAGACCCCCGGGGCAGGCGCAGGGCCAGGGGCAGGAAGAAGAGGCTAGCCAGGAGGAAGCGAAGGAAGACCAGGAGGCTTGGGGGCATCTCCGCCACCGCCCCCTTCACCACCACGAAGGTGGTGCCCCAGAGGAGGGTGAGGAGGTTGAGGGCCAAAAGGCCCAGGGCGTAGCCGCGCATGGCCTAAAGTGTATAGCATGACGCCCGCACCCCAGGAAGTTCGCCAGGCCCTTCAGGAGCGCCTTCTCGCTCACCTGGCCCACCCCGACCCCCTGTACCAGGCCCTCCTCCAGGACTACCCCCGGCGGGGGGGAAGATGCTCCGGGGCCTGCTCACCGTCTACGCCGGGCTGGCCCACGGGGCCTCCTGGGAGGCCGCCCTGGCCGCGGGGACTGCCCTGGAGCTTTTCCAAAACTGGGTGCTCATCCACGACGATATTGAAGATGCCTCCGAGGAGCGCCGGGGAAGGCCCACCCTGCACCGCCTCCACCCCATGCCCCTGGCCCTGAACGCGGGGGACGCCCTGCACGGGGAGATGTGGGGGCTCCTCCAGGAGGGCCTGGAGGCGGGGCTTTGGGGCCCGGGGGTGCTGGGGGAGTTCCACCAGGTGGTGCGCCGCACCGCCTACGGCCAGCACCTGGACCTCCTCTGGACCCTCTCCGGCCGGCTGGACCTCACCCCGGAGGACTACCACCGCATGGTGGCCCACAAGGCCGCCTACTACACCGCCGTGGCCCCCCTGCGCCTGGGGGCCCTTCTGGCCGGGCACACCCCTCCTCCCCTCTACGAGGCGGCCGGGCTCCAGCTGGGGGTGGCCTTCCAGATCATGGACGACGTGCTGAACCTGGAGGGGGACGAGGCCTACGGCAAGGAGCGGGCCGGGGACCTGTACGAGGGCAAGCGCACCCTGATCCTCATCCGCTTCCTGGAAAGGGCCACTCCTGAGGAAGGGGCGCGGGCGAGGGCCCTCCTCCGCCTGCCCCGGGAGGCAAAACCCGAGGCCGAGGTGCGCTGGCTTTGGGAAAGGCTCCTCGCCTCGGGGGCCGTGGCCTGGGCCAAGGCGGAGGCCCGGCGGCTTTGGCAGGAGGGGTACGACCGCCTCCGGCCCCACCTCGAGGCCCTACCCAACCCGGAGGCGCGGGGGAGGCTTGAGGACATCCTAAGCGCCCTGGTGGAGCGCAGGGCATAATGGGGCCATGCAGGGGGTGCGCTTTAAGGTAATAACGGGGAACGACCAGGATATTTTCCAGGAGAGGCTCAACCGCTTTGTGGAGGAGTTGCCGGAAAACGTGGTCCTGGTGGACGTGAAGTTCTCCGTGGCCGAGGGACCCTCTCCCCTCTTCGCCGCCCTGGTGCAGTACAAGGAAGTGGAGGCGTGGAAGGAGTAGAGGAGTTCCGCTTCTTCCTAGCCCTCCACGGCGAGGCGAGCCGGGAGAGGGTGCGGGCCCTTTTTCCCGTCCTGGTGCCCCTCCTTCGGGCCCTGGGGGAGGAGCTTGCGGTCCAGGGGGAAACCTTCCGCCTGGCGCGCCCCTTGCGCCTCTCCTGGTTCGCCCCCCTCTTTCGGGAGCGCTACCCCTCCCTTCCCGAGGGGGAGAGGGCCTTGGCCCTGGAAAGACTGGTGGAAGCGGCCTTCGCCTCGGCGGAGGCGGGTGAGCCCTTGGTGGACGGGGAAGGCCTCCTCCGGGTAGCCCGGGCTTTCCAAGAGGGGAGCCAGGCCCTCCTCAAAGGGGAGGCCAGGGCCGCCCTCCACCGCTATGGGGAAGGCCTGGGCCTCCTGGAAAAGGCGGGCCTTCCCTTCCCCGGAAGCGCCCTGGCCCTTCTAGCCCTGGCCCAGGAGGCCTTCCGCCCCGGGGGCAAGGGCAGGGAAACCGCCAAGAAGGCCCTCGCCCGGGCGCAAACCCCCTTTGCCAAGGAGATGGCGGCCCAGCTCCTAAAGGCGGAAGGCCCCAGCGCCTAGAATGGGGGGCATGGACGGGGGGCTTGAGCGCCTCTACCTGGCCCGACCTCGAGGCTTCTGCGCCGGGGTGGTGATGGCCATAGAGGCGGTGGAGCGCTGGGCGGAGGCCCTAAAAGACCAAGGGGAACTGGTGGTCTACCACGAGATCGTCCACAACCGGGTGGTGGTGGAGCGCCTTAGGGCCAAGGGGGTCCACTTCGTGGAGGACCTGGAGGAACTGGA encodes:
- the moaA gene encoding GTP 3',8-cyclase MoaA; the protein is MKLLDNYGRLLKDLRISVTPRCNLHCLYCHPLGLEAQEPPGLLTVEEVDHFLEAASLLGLSAVRFTGGEPLVRKELPEMIARARAKEGIEDVAITTNGLLFPKRAKELVAAGLNRVNISLDAITPEVFARITRGGKVERVLEAIETALELGLHPVKLNAVVIRGMNEEEVVPLAALSLERPLHVRFIEYMHLDNSDPEEYRRRFVSGQETRSRIEAVYGALEPVPHDPSSPARVYRIPGAQGTLGFINPVTEPFCSHCSRLRLTSDKKLRPCLLTDLEMDISWAFAAENPVEALIDAILIATNRKPAFGNTLPTLRKRVMLGIGG